In the genome of Synechococcus sp. CB0101, the window CTCGATCCGCTTCTGCTCCTCACTGGCGCCCGAGTCGTCGATGAAGCGGCGCAGCTGAGGGATATCGCCGGCGCCATGGGCCATCCAGGCCACCGCCGGCAAACCATCGCGGCCCGCCCGGCCTGTTTCCTGGTAGTAGGCCTCGAGGCTCTTGGGCAGATCCACGTGGGCCACGAAGCGCACGTCGGGTTTGTCGATGCCCATGCCGAAGGCGATCGTGGCCACCACCACCACGCCGCTGCCCAAACGGAAGCGCTGCAGCGCCTGGCGCCGCGCCTCGGCGTCCATGCCGGCGTGGTAGCCGATCGCGTCGTAGCCCGCGGCCTTGAGTTCCGCGGCCACCCGATCCACCCGGCTGCGCGAGCGGGCATACACGATCCCGGATTCGCCCCGATGCTCCGCCAGGAACTGCAGCAGCTGCGTGTTGCCGCTTTGTTTGTGGCGCAGCAGATAGCGGATGTTGGGCCGATCGAAGCTGGCCAGGAACACCTCGCCCTGCTGCAGCTGCAGCCGCTCGCGGATGTCGATCTGGGTGCGCGGATCGGCGGTGGCGGTGAGGGCCAGCCGCGGCACCTTCGGAAAGCGCTGCGCCAGTTGATCCAACTGGCGATATTCAGGGCGGAAGTCGTGCCCCCACTGCGACACGCAATGGGCTTCATCGATGGCGAACAGGGCCAGCGGCGCCGATCCGAGCCGCTCCAGCAGATCACCGCTCAGCAGCCGCTCGGGCGACACATAAATCAGATCCAGCTGTTCATCGCTCAGCTGCCGCCACACCCGTTGGCTTTCATCAGCCTCCAGGCCGGAATGCAGGGCGGCGGCCGCAATCCCAAGCTGCTGCAAGGCTTCCACCTGGTCTTGCATCAGGGCGATCAGCGGCGAGATCACCACAGCCAGCCCCGGCCGGCACAGCGCCGGCACTTGGTAGCAGAGCGATTTTCCGCCGCCGGTGGGCATCAGCACCAGGCCGGATCCGCCGCCGATCACGTGGCGCACGATCGCCTCTTGCGGCCCGCGGAAGCTGGCGTAACCGAACACCCGTTGCAGCACCTCCAGCGGATCGCTGGTCCGCGGGGCCGGGCTGCTCAGCATGGGCGAGTGGCTGATCGGACGAGATCTCCCACAATGGCGCGATCACGGCTGGCTGCATGGCTGAGCGTTCCCCCCGCATCGGTGCGTCCTCCGCAACCGCCTGGGGCTTCCTGGCCCCGGGCCTTGTGCTGATTGGGCTGTCGGTGTTGATCCCAGCGGCCATGGCCCTGGTGATGAGCTTCACCCAGAGCGGTCTGGATGTGAGTGAGCCGTTGCAGTTCGTGGGGCTGGCGAACATTCGCCGCCTGCTGAGCGACCCGATGTTCTTCAAGGTGCTCGGCACAACCCTGCTCTATCTGGTGGGTGTGGTGCCGCCGGTGGTGCTCGGTTCCCTCGCCCTGGCGGTGTTGGTGAATCGGCAGTTGCCAGGGATTCACTGGTTTCGGGCCGCGTTCTACACGCCGGTGTTGGTGTCGATCGTGGTGGCCGCGATCGCCTTCCGCTGGCTGTACGCCGAAACCGGCCTGATCAACGGCTGGCTGAGTGCCCTATGGCCGGGCGGTTTTCAACCGATCGGCTTTCTCACCAATCCGCTGTTGGCCTTGCCCTCGGTGATGGTGGTGACCCTCTGGAAAGGCCTCGGCTACTACATGGTGATCTTCCTGGCGGGGCTCCAGGGCATCAGTGCTGATCTCTACGAGGCTGCCGAGCTCGATGGCAGCGAAGGCTGGCGCAAGCACCTCGACATCACCCTGCCGCTGCTGCGCCCCTACGTGACCCTGGTGGCGGTGATCTCCGCCATCGCCGCCACCAAGGTGTTCGAGGAGGTTTATTTGATGACCCAGGGCGGTCCGGCCGATGCCACCAAAACCCTCGTGTATTACGTGTACGACCAGGCATTCGCGGAGCTGGAAATCAGCTACGCCTGCACGGTGGGTCTGGCCCTCTTCGTGATCGTGCTGCTGCTCAGCCTGGTGCGCTTTGCCTTCGCCGGCGATAAAGGTTTCAGCTGAGGACCGCCAGCCACGCTCACGGCCGCGTGGATGCGACATTGATCCATTGATCAATCGCGCGCATGGGCGCAGCCCCATCGATCGGAATCGTGGGCGGCGGGCAGTTGGCCTGGATGCTGGCTGAAGCGGCCCGCCGCCGCGGTGTGGAGCTGCATGTGCAGACCCCAGGCGCTCAGGATCCGGCGGTGAGCCTGGCCACGTCGGTGATTCAGGCCGACGTGCGGGATGTGGCCGCCACCCGTGAGTTGGCGTCGCGTTGCAGCGCGGTGAGCTTTGAAAACGAATGGGTTGATCTCGACGGCCTGGCACCCCTGGCCGCCGATGGTGTGCGTTTTTTCCCGAATCTCGAGGCCCTGCGCCCCCTGGTCTGCAAGCGCAGCCAGCGGGAGCTGCTTAATCGCTTCAACCTGCCCTCGCCGGCCTGGTTCCCGCTGGAGCGCGTGCATGAACCGCCGGAGCCCGCCGAGCCCGCGGATGGTGGCTCCAATGCAGCGGCAATACCGAATCCGGCCCCGGCTGCGGCATCACCCCAGCTTCCGCCTGGCTTTGCCTATCCGTTGATGGCCAAGGCCGCCAGCGGCGGTTACGACGGCAAGGGCACCGCTGTGCTCCGCAGTGATGCCGATCTCGATGGTCTGCTGGCGCGTGTGGATGCCAG includes:
- the recQ gene encoding DNA helicase RecQ; the encoded protein is MLSSPAPRTSDPLEVLQRVFGYASFRGPQEAIVRHVIGGGSGLVLMPTGGGKSLCYQVPALCRPGLAVVISPLIALMQDQVEALQQLGIAAAALHSGLEADESQRVWRQLSDEQLDLIYVSPERLLSGDLLERLGSAPLALFAIDEAHCVSQWGHDFRPEYRQLDQLAQRFPKVPRLALTATADPRTQIDIRERLQLQQGEVFLASFDRPNIRYLLRHKQSGNTQLLQFLAEHRGESGIVYARSRSRVDRVAAELKAAGYDAIGYHAGMDAEARRQALQRFRLGSGVVVVATIAFGMGIDKPDVRFVAHVDLPKSLEAYYQETGRAGRDGLPAVAWMAHGAGDIPQLRRFIDDSGASEEQKRIEHGKLEALIAYSEASGCRRQVLLRHFGEGLAEPCNNCDGCLEPQERSDCRVAAQKALSAVYRTGQRFGAAHVVDVLLGGNTERIRTLGHDQLSVYGIGKELDRGQWRALLRQLVSLGALVSPADAKGGLCFGPPELVQPLLKGERDLELVLPPPAKEQRRRSAGSAGGASAAVDADDPLLAALKTWRREQARDQGVPPYVVFHDRTLVELAAVRPGSLSELGRVSGIGTAKLERYGTALLEVLAAAGDR
- a CDS encoding carbohydrate ABC transporter permease encodes the protein MAERSPRIGASSATAWGFLAPGLVLIGLSVLIPAAMALVMSFTQSGLDVSEPLQFVGLANIRRLLSDPMFFKVLGTTLLYLVGVVPPVVLGSLALAVLVNRQLPGIHWFRAAFYTPVLVSIVVAAIAFRWLYAETGLINGWLSALWPGGFQPIGFLTNPLLALPSVMVVTLWKGLGYYMVIFLAGLQGISADLYEAAELDGSEGWRKHLDITLPLLRPYVTLVAVISAIAATKVFEEVYLMTQGGPADATKTLVYYVYDQAFAELEISYACTVGLALFVIVLLLSLVRFAFAGDKGFS